Proteins found in one Pseudoxanthomonas sp. SL93 genomic segment:
- the ccmA gene encoding heme ABC exporter ATP-binding protein CcmA gives MTEPAPSHPPLLSARGLTFSRNDEPVFGPLAFAVDAGEALLVQGGNGVGKTTLLRVLAGLLRADAGHVDIDGQAAGPSRRAHAMAYLGHLPALKADLSTLENLHFLCGLHGRRPRQMPGDALGMVGLGGYEDALARQLSAGQKKRLSLARLWLSPAPLWLLDEPYANLDLDGINLVNRMISAHLRDGGAALVTTHGAYAAPPVQTRMLVLEKAA, from the coding sequence ATGACCGAACCCGCCCCGTCCCACCCCCCGCTGTTGTCCGCGCGCGGCCTGACGTTCTCGCGCAACGACGAGCCGGTGTTCGGGCCGCTGGCATTCGCCGTGGATGCCGGCGAGGCCTTGCTGGTGCAGGGCGGCAACGGCGTCGGCAAGACCACCCTGCTGCGCGTGCTTGCGGGCCTGCTGCGGGCCGACGCGGGCCACGTCGACATCGATGGCCAGGCGGCGGGTCCCTCGCGCCGTGCCCACGCCATGGCGTATCTGGGCCACCTGCCGGCCCTGAAGGCGGACCTGAGCACGCTGGAGAACCTGCACTTCCTCTGTGGCCTGCATGGCCGCCGGCCACGCCAGATGCCCGGCGACGCCCTGGGCATGGTCGGCCTGGGTGGCTACGAGGATGCGCTGGCGCGGCAGTTGTCCGCCGGCCAGAAGAAGCGCCTGTCGCTGGCCCGCCTGTGGCTGTCGCCGGCCCCGCTGTGGCTGCTGGACGAGCCGTACGCCAACCTGGACCTGGATGGCATCAACCTGGTCAACCGGATGATCTCCGCGCACCTGCGCGACGGCGGCGCCGCGCTGGTCACCACCCACGGCGCCTATGCCGCCCCGCCGGTACAGACGCGCATGCTGGTGCTGGAGAAGGCCGCATGA
- a CDS encoding pyridoxal phosphate-dependent aminotransferase yields MSQPQTKLPKVGTTIFTVMSQLAAEHGAVNLGQGFPDFAVPQRLVDELDRAMRDGHNQYAPMTGVAPLRQAIADKVLRCYGREVSPDTEITVTSGATEALFNAIHAVVRPGEEVIVLDPAYDSYEPAIELAGARAVHVPLDPQTFAVDWDRVRAAITPKTRLLMVNSPHNPSGAMFDEADIRALAALLEGTGIYLISDEVYEHIVFDGRRHESILRYPELAARAFVVSSFGKTYHCTGWKIGYAIAPPALTAEFRKVHQYNVFCAFAPAQFAFAAMIRDEPEHYEQLGAFYQEKRDGFREQLLGTKLKPLAVPGGYFQLVDYSAVSDLPDAEFVKWLTIEHGVTAIPLSPFYETPPAGQRLARLCFAKNPATLDAAIERLKKL; encoded by the coding sequence ATGTCGCAGCCCCAGACCAAACTGCCCAAGGTGGGCACCACCATCTTCACCGTGATGTCGCAGCTGGCCGCCGAACACGGCGCGGTCAACCTGGGGCAGGGTTTCCCGGATTTCGCCGTTCCGCAACGGCTGGTGGACGAACTGGACCGCGCGATGCGCGACGGCCACAACCAGTACGCGCCGATGACCGGCGTGGCGCCGCTGCGCCAGGCCATCGCCGACAAGGTGCTGCGCTGCTACGGGCGCGAAGTGAGCCCGGACACCGAGATCACCGTGACCAGCGGCGCCACCGAGGCGCTGTTCAACGCCATCCATGCGGTGGTGCGCCCGGGCGAAGAGGTCATCGTGCTGGACCCGGCCTACGACAGCTACGAGCCGGCCATCGAACTGGCGGGCGCGCGTGCCGTGCATGTGCCGCTCGATCCGCAGACCTTCGCGGTCGACTGGGACCGCGTGCGTGCCGCCATCACGCCGAAGACGCGGCTGCTGATGGTCAACAGCCCGCACAACCCGTCCGGCGCGATGTTCGACGAAGCCGACATCCGCGCGCTGGCCGCGCTGCTGGAAGGCACCGGCATCTACCTGATCTCCGACGAGGTCTACGAGCACATCGTGTTCGACGGCCGCCGCCACGAATCCATCCTGCGCTACCCGGAACTGGCCGCGCGTGCCTTCGTGGTGTCCAGCTTCGGCAAGACCTACCACTGCACCGGCTGGAAGATCGGCTACGCCATCGCGCCGCCGGCGTTGACGGCGGAATTCCGCAAGGTGCACCAGTACAACGTGTTCTGCGCGTTCGCGCCGGCGCAGTTCGCGTTCGCCGCGATGATCCGCGACGAGCCGGAACACTACGAGCAGCTGGGTGCGTTCTACCAGGAGAAGCGCGACGGATTCCGCGAGCAGCTGCTGGGCACGAAGCTCAAGCCGCTGGCGGTGCCGGGCGGATATTTCCAGCTGGTGGATTATTCGGCCGTCAGCGACCTGCCGGATGCCGAGTTCGTGAAGTGGCTGACCATCGAGCATGGCGTCACCGCCATCCCGCTGTCGCCGTTCTACGAGACGCCGCCGGCCGGCCAGCGCCTGGCACGGCTGTGTTTCGCGAAGAACCCGGCGACGCTGGATGCGGCGATCGAGCGGTTGAAAAAACTCTGA
- a CDS encoding heme ABC transporter permease, with amino-acid sequence MNPLLRWFHQLGSPPYFDRFAARWTPWCYLAAVLLMGVGLWQALFVVPADYQQGDSFRILYIHVPSAWMSMFVFGLMAFYAAIALVWRIKLCEILAMACAPTGAAFTVITLATGSIWGKPMWGTWWDWDPRLTTELILLFLYLGVMGLYGAIDDRRSAARAAGLLAIVGVALLPVIRYSVVWWNSLHQGQTIRVFGESSMDGSMVLPLVLMVLATKFWFAGSLLARARADNLRRESGKDWVARLAAGAAGEKA; translated from the coding sequence ATGAACCCACTGCTCCGCTGGTTCCACCAACTTGGCTCGCCGCCGTACTTCGACCGCTTCGCGGCGCGCTGGACGCCGTGGTGCTACCTGGCCGCCGTGCTGCTGATGGGCGTGGGCCTGTGGCAGGCACTATTCGTGGTGCCGGCCGATTACCAGCAGGGCGACAGCTTCCGCATCCTGTACATCCACGTGCCCAGCGCATGGATGAGCATGTTCGTGTTCGGTCTGATGGCGTTCTATGCGGCCATCGCGCTGGTCTGGCGCATCAAGCTGTGCGAGATCCTCGCGATGGCCTGCGCGCCCACCGGCGCCGCGTTCACCGTCATCACCCTGGCCACCGGCAGTATCTGGGGCAAGCCGATGTGGGGCACGTGGTGGGACTGGGACCCGCGCCTGACCACCGAACTCATCCTGCTGTTCCTCTACCTGGGCGTGATGGGCCTGTACGGGGCCATCGATGACCGCCGCTCGGCCGCGCGCGCGGCCGGCCTGCTGGCCATCGTCGGCGTCGCGTTGCTGCCGGTGATCCGCTACTCGGTGGTGTGGTGGAACTCGCTGCACCAGGGCCAGACCATCCGCGTGTTCGGCGAGTCCAGCATGGACGGCAGCATGGTGCTGCCGCTGGTGCTCATGGTGCTGGCCACCAAGTTCTGGTTCGCCGGCTCGCTGCTGGCGCGCGCGCGCGCCGACAACCTGCGCCGCGAGTCGGGCAAGGACTGGGTGGCCCGCCTTGCCGCCGGCGCCGCGGGAGAGAAGGCATGA
- a CDS encoding heme lyase CcmF/NrfE family subunit: protein MLPELGQIALILALLVAMLQTVLPLAGAHRGKATWMAVARPAAYLQLSLVALAFIVLTAAFVTQDFSVKYVASNSNSLLPMVYRYTAVWGSHEGSLLLWALVLAIWTGAVALFSRGLPEVVMARVLGVMGVVAIGFLAFLIFTSNPFIRLLPSPGEGRDLNPLLQDPGMIIHPPLLYVGYVGFVVPFAFAIAALLDGHVDARWLRWTRPWTNIAWGFLTLGIALGSWWAYYELGWGGWWFWDPVENASFMPWLVGAALIHSQAVTEKRGVFRGWTLLLAIAAFSLSLLGTFLVRSGVLTSVHAFAADPTRGLFVLIFLGVVIGSSLLLYVWRAPQLADGESEKAYFAANSRETLLLANNLLLTAACAMILLGTLYPLIADALDLGKISVGPPYFSLLFIVLMAPLVALVPFGPLTRWQRENTGRPVAMLVPWAVLAVVLAAIAWYLAPQGKLKAAAGILGAAWVGFGTLRFVWSRLRAQGRFTPEMLGMTLAHTGIAVFVVGALLVEALNVQRELAVRPGQTVEAGRYGFHFQGVDETQGPNYLSDRGHVQVLHDDRPIALLHPEKRAYASGGQVMTEAGIKPGVLGDVYVALGEPLGDGAWALRVHIKPFVRWIWLGAALMALGGFVTATDRRFRRNPEARTA, encoded by the coding sequence ATGCTCCCTGAACTCGGACAAATCGCGCTGATCCTGGCGCTGCTGGTGGCGATGCTGCAGACCGTGCTGCCGCTTGCGGGCGCGCATCGCGGCAAGGCGACCTGGATGGCGGTTGCCCGCCCCGCCGCGTACCTGCAGCTGTCGCTGGTGGCGTTGGCCTTCATCGTGCTGACCGCTGCATTCGTGACGCAGGATTTCTCGGTCAAGTACGTGGCCAGCAATTCCAACTCGCTGCTGCCGATGGTCTACCGCTACACCGCGGTGTGGGGCTCGCACGAAGGCTCGCTGCTGCTGTGGGCGCTGGTGCTGGCGATCTGGACCGGCGCGGTGGCGCTGTTCTCGCGCGGCCTTCCGGAGGTGGTGATGGCACGCGTGCTTGGCGTGATGGGCGTGGTCGCCATCGGCTTCCTCGCCTTCCTGATCTTCACCTCCAATCCCTTCATCCGCCTGCTGCCGTCGCCCGGCGAAGGGCGCGACCTCAACCCGCTGCTGCAGGACCCGGGGATGATCATCCATCCGCCGCTGCTGTACGTGGGCTACGTCGGCTTCGTGGTGCCGTTCGCGTTCGCCATCGCCGCGCTGCTTGATGGCCACGTGGATGCGCGCTGGCTGCGCTGGACGCGGCCGTGGACCAACATCGCCTGGGGCTTCCTGACGCTGGGGATCGCCCTGGGCAGCTGGTGGGCGTACTACGAACTGGGCTGGGGCGGCTGGTGGTTCTGGGATCCGGTCGAGAACGCCAGCTTCATGCCCTGGCTGGTCGGTGCAGCGCTGATCCACTCGCAGGCGGTCACCGAGAAACGGGGCGTGTTCCGCGGCTGGACGCTGCTGCTGGCCATCGCCGCCTTCTCGCTGTCGCTGCTGGGCACGTTCCTGGTGCGTTCCGGCGTGCTGACCAGCGTGCACGCCTTCGCTGCCGATCCCACCCGTGGCCTGTTCGTGCTCATCTTCCTGGGCGTGGTGATCGGCAGTTCGCTGCTGCTGTATGTCTGGCGTGCACCGCAGCTGGCCGACGGCGAATCGGAGAAGGCGTATTTCGCCGCCAACTCGCGCGAGACGCTGTTGCTGGCCAACAACCTGCTGCTGACAGCGGCCTGCGCGATGATCCTGCTGGGCACGCTGTACCCGCTGATCGCCGATGCGCTGGACCTGGGCAAGATTTCCGTGGGTCCGCCCTACTTCAGCCTGCTGTTCATCGTGCTGATGGCGCCGCTGGTGGCGCTGGTGCCATTCGGCCCGCTGACCCGATGGCAGCGCGAGAACACCGGCAGGCCGGTGGCGATGCTGGTGCCCTGGGCCGTGCTCGCCGTGGTGCTGGCCGCCATCGCCTGGTACCTCGCCCCGCAGGGCAAGCTGAAGGCCGCCGCCGGCATCCTGGGCGCCGCGTGGGTCGGCTTCGGCACGCTGCGCTTCGTCTGGTCGCGGCTGCGCGCGCAGGGGCGCTTCACGCCGGAAATGCTGGGCATGACGCTGGCCCACACCGGCATCGCGGTCTTCGTGGTCGGCGCGCTGCTGGTGGAAGCGCTCAACGTGCAGCGCGAGCTGGCCGTCAGGCCGGGCCAGACGGTGGAAGCGGGCCGTTACGGCTTCCATTTCCAGGGTGTGGACGAGACCCAGGGGCCCAACTATCTGTCCGACCGCGGCCACGTGCAGGTACTGCACGACGACCGCCCCATCGCCCTGCTGCACCCTGAAAAGCGCGCGTACGCCAGCGGCGGTCAGGTGATGACCGAAGCCGGCATCAAGCCCGGCGTGCTGGGCGATGTCTACGTCGCGCTGGGCGAGCCGCTCGGCGATGGCGCCTGGGCGCTGCGCGTGCACATCAAACCTTTCGTCCGCTGGATCTGGCTGGGCGCCGCCCTGATGGCGCTGGGTGGCTTCGTCACCGCCACCGACCGGCGTTTCCGTCGCAACCCCGAGGCGCGCACCGCATGA
- the ccmE gene encoding cytochrome c maturation protein CcmE — translation MNPTRRRRLLFVLLAVVVASLATALIAMALQRNVAYLYTPAEVLRGDASERARFRLGGMVEKNSFKRESGSLTSHFRVTDGDAQLTVRYDKILPDLFREGQAVVATGTMQDGVFVAEDVLAKHDEAYMPKEVADKMGKAHQKHDVQAAPAGSPD, via the coding sequence ATGAACCCGACCCGACGCCGCCGCCTGCTGTTTGTACTGCTGGCCGTGGTGGTGGCCTCGCTGGCCACCGCCCTGATCGCGATGGCGCTGCAGCGCAACGTCGCCTACCTGTACACGCCTGCCGAAGTGCTGCGCGGCGATGCCAGCGAACGCGCCCGTTTCCGTCTGGGCGGCATGGTCGAGAAGAACTCGTTCAAGCGCGAAAGCGGCTCGCTGACCTCGCATTTCCGCGTGACCGACGGCGACGCGCAGCTGACGGTGCGTTACGACAAGATCCTGCCGGACCTGTTCCGCGAAGGCCAGGCGGTGGTGGCCACCGGCACCATGCAGGACGGCGTGTTCGTCGCCGAAGACGTGCTTGCCAAGCACGACGAGGCGTACATGCCGAAGGAAGTGGCCGACAAGATGGGCAAGGCCCACCAGAAACACGACGTGCAGGCTGCGCCTGCCGGATCGCCCGATTGA
- a CDS encoding amidohydrolase codes for MQDLRISLIQGETRWHDPAGNRDYYGDLIAPLAGQTDLVILPETFTSGFSNDAIDQAEGMEGETVAWIQTQAELLGAAVTGSVQLRTPAGVFNRLLFATPDGGLQHYDKRHLFRYANEHMRYAAGNERLTVEWRGWRINPLVCYDLRFPVFARNRYDVERPGQLDFDLQLFVANWPAARAYPWKTLLRARAIENLCYVAAVNRAGTDGNGLAYSGDSAVIDFLGQPVVELPAGEGVATTTVSAEGLAAHRERFPAMLDADRFELR; via the coding sequence ATGCAGGACCTGCGCATTTCCCTGATCCAGGGCGAGACCCGCTGGCATGACCCGGCGGGCAACCGTGACTACTACGGCGACCTGATCGCGCCGCTGGCAGGGCAGACCGATCTGGTCATCCTGCCGGAGACCTTCACCAGCGGCTTCAGCAACGACGCCATCGACCAGGCCGAAGGCATGGAAGGCGAGACCGTCGCCTGGATCCAGACCCAGGCGGAGTTGCTGGGCGCCGCGGTCACCGGCAGCGTGCAGCTGCGCACGCCTGCCGGGGTGTTCAACCGGCTGCTGTTCGCCACGCCCGACGGTGGCCTGCAGCATTACGACAAGCGGCATCTGTTCCGTTACGCGAACGAGCACATGCGCTACGCGGCGGGCAACGAGCGGCTGACGGTGGAATGGAGGGGCTGGCGCATCAATCCGCTGGTCTGCTACGACCTGCGCTTTCCGGTGTTCGCACGCAACCGCTACGACGTGGAACGCCCGGGTCAGCTCGACTTCGATCTGCAGCTGTTCGTGGCCAACTGGCCGGCGGCGCGCGCGTACCCGTGGAAGACGCTGCTGCGCGCACGTGCCATCGAGAACCTGTGCTACGTGGCGGCGGTGAACCGGGCGGGGACGGACGGCAATGGGCTGGCGTATTCGGGCGACAGTGCGGTGATCGATTTCCTGGGGCAGCCGGTGGTGGAGCTGCCGGCGGGCGAGGGCGTGGCGACGACGACGGTTTCGGCCGAGGGGTTGGCGGCGCATCGGGAGCGGTTCCCGGCGATGCTGGATGCGGACCGGTTCGAGTTGCGCTGA
- a CDS encoding DUF3293 domain-containing protein, producing MTGHSVPADTVPEPERARLATAWAAAHYFVTLGRREWLFCTGQRAPEIERQLMADRYLFITAWNPPPGEAERHANEDADQRLQQRLRQSELAFHPALGCNSRGEMVEPGWLVLDATAEQADALAREFGQGGTLFWAASGTVRLRMMWPRPPQADGDAHTDWVG from the coding sequence ATGACCGGACACAGCGTTCCCGCCGACACGGTGCCCGAGCCCGAACGGGCACGGTTGGCCACCGCGTGGGCCGCCGCGCACTACTTCGTCACGCTGGGACGGCGGGAATGGCTGTTCTGCACCGGCCAGCGCGCGCCGGAGATCGAACGCCAGCTGATGGCCGATCGTTATCTGTTCATCACGGCGTGGAATCCGCCGCCCGGCGAGGCCGAGCGCCACGCCAACGAAGACGCCGACCAGCGCCTGCAGCAGCGCCTGCGACAGTCCGAACTGGCGTTCCACCCTGCCCTGGGCTGCAACAGCCGCGGCGAGATGGTCGAACCGGGCTGGCTGGTGCTGGATGCCACCGCGGAACAGGCCGACGCGCTGGCCCGCGAGTTCGGCCAGGGCGGCACCCTGTTCTGGGCGGCCAGCGGCACCGTGCGCCTGCGGATGATGTGGCCCCGCCCGCCCCAGGCCGACGGCGACGCACATACCGACTGGGTCGGCTGA
- the ccmB gene encoding heme exporter protein CcmB — protein MNTAPSLLQTARALIARDLQLLWRRRGDALQPALFALLVVVLFALGLGTSPQALSKVAPAVMWVAVLLAGLLSLDTLFRGDAEDGSLEQWILAPVPLAWLVAVRVLTHWATTALPLVIATPVLAELLHLPRDQLPMLLATLALGTPVLSLLGAVVAALTVGMRRSGILVALLALPLYVPVLVFGAGAVAASAQGLDASGALLWLGAGLLLSLLLAPLAAAAAIRIALN, from the coding sequence ATGAACACGGCCCCCTCCCTGCTGCAGACCGCACGCGCACTGATCGCCCGCGACCTGCAGCTGCTGTGGCGCCGCCGGGGCGATGCCTTGCAGCCTGCCCTGTTCGCGCTGCTGGTGGTGGTGCTGTTCGCGCTGGGCCTGGGCACGTCGCCGCAGGCGTTGTCGAAGGTGGCCCCGGCGGTGATGTGGGTGGCGGTGCTGCTGGCGGGGCTGCTGTCGCTGGACACCCTGTTCCGCGGCGATGCCGAGGACGGTTCGCTGGAGCAGTGGATCCTGGCGCCGGTGCCGCTGGCCTGGCTGGTGGCGGTGCGCGTGCTGACCCACTGGGCCACTACTGCATTGCCGCTGGTCATCGCCACGCCGGTGCTGGCCGAACTGCTGCACCTGCCGCGCGACCAGCTGCCGATGCTGTTGGCAACGCTCGCGCTGGGCACGCCCGTGCTGAGCCTGCTGGGTGCGGTGGTGGCCGCGCTGACGGTCGGCATGAGGCGCTCTGGTATCCTTGTGGCCCTGCTGGCACTGCCGCTTTACGTCCCGGTGCTGGTGTTCGGCGCAGGCGCCGTGGCTGCCAGCGCCCAAGGCCTGGATGCCTCCGGCGCCCTGCTCTGGTTGGGCGCAGGCCTGTTGCTGTCGCTGCTGCTCGCGCCGCTGGCCGCCGCCGCCGCGATCCGCATCGCCCTGAACTGA
- the ccmD gene encoding heme exporter protein CcmD, with product MTYLEYVVGAYAVFAAVLAWDFIAPRLQVRRELRAARLRAARDSRRNTPTELSR from the coding sequence ATGACCTACCTGGAATACGTGGTCGGCGCCTACGCCGTGTTCGCTGCCGTGCTGGCCTGGGACTTCATCGCCCCGCGCCTGCAGGTTCGCCGCGAGCTGCGCGCCGCCCGCCTGCGCGCCGCGCGTGACAGCAGGCGCAACACACCGACAGAGCTAAGCCGATGA